In the genome of Segnochrobactrum spirostomi, the window GCGATCGCGACGGAGGTCCGCGGGATGGAAGTCGGCGCCGGCCGCATCCGGGCACGCTTCAAGCAATCCATCGTTCGGCGCGTGGTGGGCGAGGTCTACACCCACTTCACCGCCGACGACGGCTGGGCGATGGCAAGCCATCTCGCCCTTCAGACGCTGCTGTCCCTCTTCCCCTTCCTGATCGTGGTCGCGGCCATCGCCGGCATCATCGGCTCGCAGCGCCTCGCGAGCGAAGTCGCCTCGATGGTGTTCGACACGTGGCCGAAGGAGGTGGCGCGGCCGATGGCGCGCGAGGCCCACGAGGTGCTGACCCGCATCCATGCCGGCGCGCTCACCCTCGGCCTCCTCTTCGCCCTCTGGTTCGCCTCGAACGGTATCGAGGCGTTGCGCATGGCGTTGAACCGCGCCTACCGCATCGTCGAGCCGCGGGCTTACCTCTATCGCCGCATGCAGAGCCTGATTTTCATCTGTCTCGGCGCCGTGGCGCTGCTCTCGCTCGCGATCTTCATCGTGTTCGGGCCGATCATCTGGGCTGCCGTGATCGACATCGCCCCGTGGCTGTCTGGGGCGGAGCGGGCGATGCGCGTGCTGCGCTTCGCCACCGCGACCCTGATCCTTGCCTTCGTCCTCACAGCGGCCCATCGCTGGCTTCCCGCCGGTCAGCGCCGTGTGGCGGATATTCTGCCGGGCATCGGCTTTACGCTCGTCACCTGGATCGCCGCCGGCGCGGGTTTCGGCTTCTACCTCCAGCGCATCGCCACCTATCGCGACACCTATGCCGGGCTCGCCAACGTAACGGCCGCGATCGTGTTCTTTTACGTGCTCGCGACGCTGCTTCTGCTCGGTGCGGAGCTCAACGCGGCGCTGATGCGCCTGCGCGCCGCCGCCCGCCTCTGAGGCACGCGGTCTCCGCCAGGACGTCACGTTCGCGCGATGATGCTCCCTTCTGCAGCTCGCGATCGAAATGTGGCGGAACGAAGCCATTTTCTTTTCATTTTATAAACCAAGAGGCTCGATTTTGAGACAGCGAGACTCGTTCGGAGATTCTCCCCAAAGCTCCCCCCATTGATTGAAAGGTCCC includes:
- a CDS encoding YihY/virulence factor BrkB family protein, which codes for MEVGAGRIRARFKQSIVRRVVGEVYTHFTADDGWAMASHLALQTLLSLFPFLIVVAAIAGIIGSQRLASEVASMVFDTWPKEVARPMAREAHEVLTRIHAGALTLGLLFALWFASNGIEALRMALNRAYRIVEPRAYLYRRMQSLIFICLGAVALLSLAIFIVFGPIIWAAVIDIAPWLSGAERAMRVLRFATATLILAFVLTAAHRWLPAGQRRVADILPGIGFTLVTWIAAGAGFGFYLQRIATYRDTYAGLANVTAAIVFFYVLATLLLLGAELNAALMRLRAAARL